ATTTAAAAATAATTGAAGATTTGGTAAAAGATTACGCCAACGAATTGAAGCTGGACAGCACGGAAATAATGAGTGAGAACTTTGTGAAGATTCGTCCGTTCTCACATAGACCGTACGGCAATCTGTATGTTCCCTGTTAGATAGCTCAGCAAACTGCAACATTATTAACCTTTTTTGGAGGAACCTATGTTCTTCGATTCCGTAGCCTATGCCATGGCTCCGCCTGCGGACGGTGGCGCGGCAGGCGGTCTGGGCGGCATTCTCGGCGGTCCGCTGCCCATGCTGGTCCTGATGTTCGCCATTTTTTACTTCCTGCTTATTCGCCCTCAGCAGAAAAAACAAAAAACGCATAAAGCCATGCTCGAAGCCCTGAAAAAGGGTGATAAAGTGTGGACTAATGGTGGCATCCTCGGCGCCATCGTTGACATCGATGGCGACAATCTCACCATTGAGATTGCTACCGGCGTCAATGTCGTCATCAAGCGCGGATTCGTTGCCGACAAAGACGGCGGCGCACCGGCAGCTGACAAAAAGTAGGTTCTTGCAACCGTTTTTTGAGACACCCTAACGGACCGGACCTCGATATAATCGTGGCCCGGTCCGTAATTGCGTTTATCGTTATGGTAGTGCAAACAGGTTGCAACTAGTTCGTATTAAGGGAGTTTTCATGCAAAGTTTGCGTTGGAGGGCCGTCACGGCTCTCGTCGTCCTGGTCCTTGGACTGGCCTACATGCTGCCATCCATACCGGGCTTCAAGGAGTCGGCATTCGGCAAAATCCTGCCAGGCGATTCCATCAACCTCGGCCTTGACCTCAAAGGTGGTATCAATCTGACTCTTGGAGTAGATATGGATACCGCTATGGACAACAACCTCGCCCGACTCGGCGACGACCTCAAAGCCGTGGCACGTGACAAGGAAATCTTTGTTCTGCGCCCGACCGTTTTGAATGAATCGCAAATCGAAGTCGTGCTTCTCAAGAGTGAACAGAAAGAGGCTTTTGAAGAGGTCATCACCAAGTACACACAGTTCACTATTGATGACACCAAACTCATGGATGGCGGCAAGGAAGAATATATCCTTTCAATATCACCTCAGTACCGTAGTGATATTGAAAAGCTGACCATGGAACAGGCCATCAAAACAATCCGTAACAGGATTGACCAGTTCGGTGTTGCTGAACCCGATATTCGCAGACAACAGGACAACCGCATTCAAGTGCAGCTGCCCGGCCTGCAGGACCCGGAACGAGCAATCAAGATCATCGGCCAGACCGCTCACCTCGAATTCAAAATGGTGGACGACACTGCTGATGTAGCCAAAGCCAAGAAGGGCATCCTTGCCCCGGGCCGCGAGCTTTCCGTTCTGCTCAAAAAACTGCCCAGCGGCGACTACGCCGAGACTCCAATCGTTTTGAAACGTGACGCGGTCCTTACAGGCGAGTACGTAACCGACGCCAAGGTGCTTCTCGACAACTGGAATGCACCATATGTTTCCATTACATTTAATGCACGCGGCGGAAACATCTTCACCAACCTGACGACTGACAATGTGAACAAACGCATGGCCATCGTTCTGGACGGTAAGGTATATTCCGCACCGGTCATTCAGGAACGTATTTCCGGCGGTCGCGCATCAATCACCGGCCAGTTCAGCCGTGAAGAAGCCCGCGATCTGGCCGTTGTACTCCGCGCTGGCTCCTTGCCGGCTCCTGTCGAGATTCTGGAACAGCGCACTGTCGGCCCGTCTTTGGGACAGGAATCCATCGACAACGGTATCATGTCAGCCTTCATAGGTATGATTATGGTGCTCGGCTTCATGGCCATTTACTACGGCATTGCAGGACTGGTTGCAGACGTAGTGCTCTGCATCAACATCATGCTCATCATGGGTGGCCTTGCAGCGTTTGGCGCCACACTGACTCTTCCGGGTATCGCAGGTATTATCCTGACCATCGGTATGGCTGTTGACGCCAACGTGATTATCTTCGAACGCATTCGCGAGGAACTGAGACGCGGACTGTCCGCATCACAGGCCGTTGCAGAGGGATATGGCAGGGCGACCCTGACTATTCTCGACGCCAACGTGACCACGGTCATAGCGGCAGTCATCCTCTACCAATTCGGTACCGGACCTGTTCGAGGTTTTGCTGTCACACTGACCCTGGGCATCATTACGTCCATGTTCACGGCGATTTTTGTGTCGCGCATCATGTTCGACCTGTACTTAAAGAGCCGCTCCGATAGCGCCAAGCTGAGCATTTAAGGGGAAGACAATGGGACTTCAAATAATCAAACCTGATACCAAAATAGACTTTATCGGATTCAGGAAGATCGCATTTGCTATTTCAGCGGTCATTATCCTGGCCGGCCTTGGCTCCCTTCTCATCAAAGGCGGCCCCAAGTACGGCATCGACTTCGCAGGCGGCATGATCGTCCAAGTGAAGATTGATAAGAATACCGACGTTGAAATGGTTAAAGACGCCGTAAGCGGTGTAGAACTGCCTGGACTCGTTGTCCAGACCCTGGGTATGGAAGGTGACCATGAATACCTGATCCGTACCTCAAGCTCCGACATCACTTCGGAGGAAGTTCGGAAAAAAGTGTCCACAGCTCTTTCGAGCAACCTTGACGGTGCACACTTCGAGATACAACGTCTCGAAATGGTCGGCCCCAAGGTTGGCGCAGATTTACGCACAAAAGCTCTGGAGGCTCTGTTCTACGCAGTTCTTCTCATTGCCGTGTATATCTCCGGTCGCTTTGAGCAGCGATGGACAGTTGCAGCCGTCATGGCCGCGGCTCTGGGCTTCAGCGTCTATGGCATCGGTCTACTTGGCCTTGAAATGGGATGGCTGATCATTGCCGCACTCATCATAACCGTCATGATGTGTTGGTACTTGAAACTTAACTATGCTCTAGGCGCAGTTGCAGCTCTCATACATGATGTGACTATTACGATCGGTATCTTCTCTATTTTGGGGAAAGAATTCGATCTGACGATTATCGCCGCACTGTTGACCATCATCGGTTACTCGCTCAATGACACGATCATTGTATTCGACCGTATCCGTGAGAATAACAATGCCCGTAAAGGTAATATGTCATTTGGCACGGTCATCAACAATGCAATTAACCAGACTCTGTCTCGTACGATTATGACATCGTTTACGACCCTGTTGGTCGTATTCTGCCTCTTCGTACTGGGCGGCAGTGTTATACACGACTTCGCTCTGGCTCTGCTTATCGGCGTCGGTGTTGGCACCTACTCCTCCATCTTTGTTGCAAGCCCGATTCTACTTGGATTCGGACCAAGCGCAACAGAAGTGGAAGCCGAAGCTTAAGCCTCCGCACTCTACAAATAAAAGGGAAGGACCAAATGGTCCTTCCCTTTTTTGTTATTAATGCGTCGGTACATAGGCTTCGATCAAAGGATTGCGTATATTATCACTTCTGCAATAAAAATGAAATTCACGAACTCAACAGCTTTTACGAGGAAGGAAAAACGCTGGAAGACATTTTTTGTTTTGCACTAGCGGAAAAGAATAAAAAAAGCCTCCTCCGTATACACGGAGGAGGCTTGAATCATTCTATAAATAGAACTAGACAAGCTGGCTCATCAGGTATTCCTTGATGGCGGTGATAGAGTCTTCGCCATCCAGTTCGATGAATTTGAAACCACCATCTTTCATGTTCTTGTAGAAATTACAAGCAGCCATAGTGCCAGTCTCTTCATCATAGTATATGTTGTGACGGACATCGATTGCAGCTTCGTCCTGATCGTCTTCACGAGCGGACAGGGCACCGCCACAGACGCGGCATTTGTCGCCGTCAGGAGCGATAACCGGGATGCCAACATTGTTGGGATGGTTCGGGTTATTTTCGCAGAGACGACGACCCATGATACGGCCCTTTGCAATTTCACGGGGCAGCTTGATTTCGATAACATAGTCGAGCTTCTCACCATCTTTCTGCAAAGCTTCCCAGAGCTTTTCGCCCTGAACCAGAGAGCGGGGGAAGCCGTCGAGCAACCAACCGTCCTTGGAGCTGGACAGCACGTCCAAAACCATGGGGATTGTGATATCATCGGGAACGAGCTCGCCCTTGTTGATGAATTCCTTGGCTTTCATGCCAAGTTCGGTACCGCCGCCGATGTGCTTACGGAAAATAGCACCGGATTCAATATGATCCAGACCGTATTTGTCTTTGGCCAGGGTACCCTGGGTGCCTTTACCGGAGCCGTTGGGGCCGAAAATCAAAATATTCATAATAAACTCCTCCTGATGATAAAAAAGCGAAACGCCTGCATGACGTTTCAGCACATTGTGCAAAAGATCACATGCTCTTATACCGGAGAGTTACGGAAGTCAATGGGTGCAGCCGAAAACCACGCCTGTAGCAGTGATTGTTGCTACTTTTTCGCCGGGGAATTGAAAGGTCGTTCCAACGCGCTTTTCCAACCATGCATCATCGAGTTTAAACAACGTATCAGCCAAGGCCTGACCTGACCCCAGTTGGTCCAGACAGGCCTTGTAGAGACGAAGACGCAAAGCTTGATGAGCAGTTTCCAGCAGATCATTTTCCAACATCTCCGAAGCAGAAGATGTCATAGACTGCCAATAATCATGCTCAATGCGGCCGATTTTCCATAAACGGCTTACAGATTGCCAGAAGTTGGGATTTTCCTTCTGTATCAAAGGAAGAAGCTCATTCCTGACTCGGTTTCGAGTCCAATTCAATTCATCATTCGAAACATCTTCACGCCAAACAACACCAATTTTGGTTACAAAAGCCACCAGAGTGGACTTCGGGATCATGAGCAACGGGCGAATAAGTGTCCGCTGCGGATCATAGCCAGTCATCCCAGACAATCCCGGCCACCCAGTGCCTCGGATTAGACGCATAACCACGTCTTCACTCAAGTCGTCCAGTTGATGCCCCAAAGCAATATAGTCAGCACCGGTGTCTGCTTTTACCTTCTGATACAAAGCATACCTGGCGTTACGTCCAGCTTCTTCAACCCCGATGTTAGAACTATCTGCCAACGCTCCAACATCACGCGACTCTACGACGCATGCAACACCAAGAGCTTCACAGAAAGACATACACCATTGAGCGTCATCATCTGCTTCAGGACGCAATTGATGATTCAGATGGACAGCAGTCAAACGTAAACCATGTCTTCGAGAGAGATAGTGCAGTATAAGAAGAAGGGCAGTGGAATCAACACCGCCGGAAAAACCTAAAACAGCATGCTTGCCTGTGAGTTCCTGGCCGAGTTCACGAGTGATAAACTTTTCCACATAGAGACAAAAGTGTGCCCACTTTGGAAGAAGGTCCTGAAGTGTTTCAGGAAAACTCTCAGGCACACGCAACATAACTATACGGACACTTCCAACTCATCAATGAATTGATCAATATATTCAAGCATGTGAGCTCGTTGTTCAGGAGTAGCATAAGAAATACAGGAACAGCGCATTTTCTTTCTACCGCGGACAAGCAGTTCCAGTTTCAAGGAATTTTCATCTTCCTTTTCAATAAATTCAAGAGCCATGAAATACGGACCACACTCTTCCAGGTGCTCCTGTTGTTCACGCTGCAGCAGGTCAGCAGGCAAGGGAAGGTAATAGATACCATCCAGAGGGCCTCTTAATTCCAACTCTTCAAACGCGGCAACAATAGCCTTATAATCTTTATCGCTCAGGTCTTCTATAAAATAACTACGCATTATTGTTCCTTGTTCTTTGATGCTTCAATAAGATCTTCGATGTCTTCAGTCGAACAGGTGTTCACCTTGCGATCAAGGTGCGCTTCCGCAGGAATAGATTCATCATCCAAATTAAACATGCGGCGCGCCAGATCAATGAACCTCTCGGCTGATCCCTCTTCCTGAGTACGACGTTTCAGAAAACATATGGGCTCATGCATGGACTTATGTGCTACGGAAAGAACAAGTGTTTCCAAAGCCTTTCGCGTCGCCTCATCCACTTGACCGATCTTTTTCAATGTCTTGTTCAATTCTCGATGCGCAACGTCTTCGGTCTTTTCCACCAAATCGACAATGGTCGGCTGAAGATTCAACGAATGCAGCCAATTCCCGAAAATATCCGTTTCCAGATCAACAACGGTTCTGGCCTTGGCGGCTTCCTCATGGCGTTGCGCCATATTGTCTTCCACAACCTCTTTGAGATCGTCGATATCGTACAAATACACGTTATCCAGACTATTGACGTCAGGATCAATATCTCGGGGCACGGCAATGTCGATGAAAAACATCGGCTTGTTTTTACGCCGCTTGAGCACGGATTTAACGTCCTTGGCTTTGATCACTGCGACCGGAGAGCCAGTTGAACTGATAACTATATCCACTTCATGCAGACGATCCGGCATACTTTCAATCTGAATAGGTTCACCGCCAAGGCTGTCTGCCAATTCTTTGGCGCGGGAGAGCGTTCTGTTGGCGATAATGACATCATGAACGCCATTGCGCAGTAAATGGGTTGCAGCCAATTCTGCCATTTCCCCTGCACCCACAAGCATAGCCTTGGTACCTTCCAGATCACCAAAAATCTTACGCGCCAATTCAACAGCGGCAAAACTGATAGACACCGCACTGGAGGCAATAGCCGTCTCGGTACGGATACGCTTGGCAACGGAAAAGGACTTATGCAGCAGGCGGTTGACTATCGTCTTGGCCGTCCCCTTAGCAACAGCTGCACGGTACGCGTCCTTGAGCTGGCCAAGAATCTGCGGCTCCCCCATAACCATGGAATCCAGACTACTGGCAACTGAAAAAATATGTTTAACAGCGTCAAGGTGTGAATAATTATAGGTATTGTCTAACAAAAGAGCAGGATCACCTTTGCAGATAGCTGCCCAATACTCGATGATGGAATCGACCACCTTGCGTTCAGTGACATGTTTGGCAACAACAATTATCTCCACACGATTACAGGTGGAGAGAGCCATACACTCAAGCACGGGACAATGGGCCATAAGTCCCTGTTCAAAGTTCTCCACATCGGTCAGCGCGAATTTTTCTCGCACATCCACACCGGCTGTCCGATGGTTGAGGCCTATGAGAATAATTTGTCTGTTCATGGCACTACTCTGAAAGTGATGGTGTGATGAATAAGGGAAATGCACATGCCGACAAAAACCCATATGGCAAGAATGGCGGGTTTACGACCACGCCAACCGAGCACAATTCGTTGATGAAAAAGAAATGCATAAAGGAACCAGACGGCCAAAGAGCCGATCTTCATTATATCCCAGGAAAACGGTTTACTAGGGGCAATCAGATACCAAAAGAATGTGGAAAAAAGCCCCAAAGTATACAACGGAAATCCGATGGCCACAGCCCAGCGATTCACTGTATCAAATTTATCCAGGGAAGGGACAGCCTTTCCCATGCTGCCAAGACCAGCCTTGGTTTTGAGTTTGCGGTTATAATAGATGAAGGCCATACCCGCTCCGAGAGCCATCATCAGTGCGCCCAGTGTCAGCACAAGAGAACCTATGTGCAGACTGAAGAACAAAGCGGTCAACTGCGGAGGCATAATCACTTTGATACCACCAAGAGCCATGGACGACACGAAAAGGAGCAGGGCAAGGGGGAGGGCGGTAATAGCCAGAAATTCAAGCCGCAGACGCCACCAGAGGAAAAAATAGATCGCCAGAACGCTCCAGGCTAAAATATTGAAATAAAATGTACCACCACTGAGTGCCGTAGGATCTTTCGTAAGAACAATCCCCAAGTCTATTGTATTCAGAGAAAAACCAATGACGGCAAACCATATGGCTACCCGCTTGAGCTTTTCATTGCCAGTAGTGATACCAGTCAGAAAAAGCACAGTGCCGAGAGCGTACAGTGCAATGATAAAAATATGGAGAGTATCAAATAAGCCCATCAAGCATCTCCGGGATGTTGGCGTACAACGGTTCGGGCAAAGATTCTTTAAGTATTTCCCTGGCAGCGTCAAGGTTCTTGTTCTTTATGGCTGCCAGCAAATTTGAATTAACCAGTGAACGAAATACAGCGGTGTTATGCTTTGTCCCTTGATCAAGGCTGAGCATCAACGGACGGATACGGCCCATGAGAGTAATAAGGGAGGCGTATTCATCTCCAAAGCTATCCTGTAAATCCCGACAAATACATTTTGCCAAAGCCGGACTTTGACCTGCTGTAGAAATAGCAACAGTCAGGTCACCACGTTTGACAGTGGCCGGAACAATAAAACTGCCTTTTTCAGGTTGATCGGCAATATTGCATAAAATGCCGCGTTTTGCACAGAGATCGCTGATTCGTTGGTTTACTTTTTCGGAGGAAGTACAGGCTATCACAAGAAACTTGCCGTCAAGATCACTATCAACAAATTTACGACATTGAAAATCAACTTCCCCCTTTCCAATGATCGACTCTAACTCAGAGGCCGCCTCACAGGCGTCGACGATGGTCACATGACGAGCGCCGGAGTCAAGAAGAGATTGAATTTTTCGCCTGCCAACAGCGCCTGCACCGACAACGAGGCACGTCTTGTTTTCCAGATTAAGGAAAATTGGGTAGTATCGCATGCGTCTTGATAACCAATGCGCAGGAACATGTAAAATGAGAAATTGCCCGGTTCTTGCAATAATCAATGAAGTTACGATACATTTTTGACGCCGTGAACAAACGAATGAAAAATTACCTTGTCATACAGTTGGCCCGATTCGGAGATTTGATCCAGTCCAAACGGCTCATCGCGACCCTTGCTGCACGCCGTGACGGAGTGGTGCATCTGTGCGTGGACATCTCTTTAAAACCCTTGGCACAACTGGTTTATCCTGATGCTATAATACATTCTATTACAGCCCACGGGACCGGATTGGACGCATCAAGCGCCTGCCTCAAGATACTGGTGGAAAACCAAAAAACTTTCTCCGAATTACAGACAATTGATTTTGAGACTGTCTTCAATCTCAATTTTTCTGGACTCAATTTTCGTCTGGCCGCATTGTTCGATTCTGAAAAAGTTGCAGGTTACTCTTGGCACAACGGACAGGAACTCACTGGGACATGGCCCTCCATGGCAATGCGCTGGTCCAATAGACGGCGGTTGGGCATGAATCTCGTCGATTTCTGGGCCGGATATTGCCCGGACAGTCTCGCTCCAGAAAGAATAAACCCTCCTGCCACACCAAAAGGTGGAGGAATTGGCGTCGTCCTCGCCGGTCGAGAATCCCGACGTTCTTTGCCAGCGCAAACCCTTGCCACTATATCCACAACACTTGGAGCAGCGCAAAAAGCCGACTCAATCTTTTTGCTGGGCGGAGAGACTGAACGTTCAGCAGGGCAGGCGGTTCTCAAGGAGCTGTCCCCGACATTTCAAACAAAAACCACGAACCTTGCGGGCAAAACGAACTGGAATGATCTTGTGGATATCGTCGGCTCACTCGATATGCTCTTAACACCGGACACCGGAACCATGCATCTGGCCGCCCATCTAGGAACACCGGTCACGGCATTTTTCCTGTCTTCGGCATGGTGTTTCGAGACTGGTCCTTACGGACTGGGACACACAGTATATCAAGCTTCGACAGGGTGTCTCCCATGCCTGGAATCAAGGCCGTGCGATATTGGCACCAAATGCCTATCACCATTTACATCACCGAAATTTCAACGTTTTCTTGTCACACAAAAAAATATACATGTTCCTGATGGACTTATTGGTTTCACATCTGCATTTGATGCTTTGGGTCAAATTTACACCCCATTTGCCGGTGTTGACAAAGACCATAAACAAAGAACAGTTTTCAGACACTTCATTCACCAGTATCTCTCAGGTGAAGGAACTGAATGTTATGAAAATGAACATTTGTTTGCTCAAGAATTCTATAGGGAAAAAGATTGGATGACCCAATTTCAACCTCTCGCGACACGTGGATAACTCAATGGATAAATTACGCATACTTGTCATTCTTCCTTTATATGGAGGTTCGCTCCCCATCGGCCGTTATGTGGCCACAGCCCTTAGAGAAGAAGGACATTTTGTAGAAGTCTTTGAAGCGCCCGATTTTTATCCGGCATACACCTCTTTAAACAATCTCAAAGTGACTACTGACCGACTAGATTACTTACAAAACTCCTTCCTGAATGTGATCAGTCAATCCGTGCTCGCTAAGGTAGAAACCTTTGAGCCAGATATGGTCTTGTCCATGGCTCAGGCGCCGCTCAACAGACAAGCGCTCAAAAGACTCAGACGAGACGGTGTTGTCACGGCCATGTGGTTTGTGGAGGATTATAGACTTTTTACCTATTGGAAGGCGTTTGCACCTTTGTACGATGTATTTGCTGTTATCCAGAAAGGTCAGTTTTTTGATGATCTTGAAGCGGTCGGACAGCCGAATATTCTCTATCTTCCTCTTGCAGCTCAACCCGATTTCCACAAACCGATCGATTTGTCGGCGGCGGAACAGCGAAAATTCGGCTCCGACATTTCCTTTATGGGGGCAGGGTATCCCAATCGCCGAATTGCCTTTAGAGAATTGGTCAAATTTAATTTCAAGATATGGGGCACCGAATGGGAAGGGGACCATGTGCTGGAACCGTTAGTTCAGTTGAAAGGAGCGCGTGTTTCGTCTGAAGAATGTGTCAGGATATTTAATGCTACAGCTATAAACTTAAACCTGCATTCCAGTGTCCAGACCGACAATCTGGTGACAGGCGGAGATTTCATAAATCCCAGAACATTCGAGCTGGCGGCCTGCGGTGCATTCCAGTTGGTGGACAAGCGCGGCCTCATGGACGATGCCTTCGATGATGATGAATTGGCAACATTTACAAACATGCCGGAATTTATCGAGAAAATAGAATACTTCCTGAATAACCCCGATGAACGAAAAGAATACGCTGCACGAAGTCGTAAACGCGTTTTGCATGATCACACATACGCAAAACGCATGCACACACTCATGGAATTCACTGCAAGTCGCATCCCGGGATGGCCAACACCTCGATCAGCCTCATCATTATTTGACACAGACTACCCGCCTGAATTGGAACGGGACATTCGCAATTTGCTCGGTCAACTGGGACTTCCTGAAAATGTTTCTTTCAAAGACCTCGTGTGGGCTGTCAGGCAGCAGCAGGGGAAATTATCAGATCTCGATACCGCTATTCTTTTCCTTGATGAATGGCAGAAACTGTATAAGTCCCGATAAAAACTTAAAGTGAAGAATGAAGAAAAGCCCTACTTACAGTGATAAGCAGGGCTTTTTAATATAAAAAATTAACGACTTCGACGAAATTGTTTCAACCAAGCCAAGAGCTTTGGCTCCTCACCCTGATCCTTGGGATGATAAAATTTTCGACCAGCAAGTTCGCCGGGAAGATAGTCCTGATCGGCCCACGATTTGGGGAAATTGTGCGGATACAAATATCCGCGGCCATATCCCCATTCTCGTTGCAGAGAAGATGTCGCGTTTCTAAGGTGCAGGGGAACTGGTTTGGGACCATTCTCCCGAACTTCCTTTTGCGCCGTGTGATAGGCAGCATATGTCGAGTTACTTTTGGGTGCCAGAGCCAGATACACTGCCAACTGTGACATGGGAATAAAACCTTCGGGCATACCAATGGTCTCAACGGCCTGATGGCAGGCCATGGCATGCGTCAGGGCATGCGAATCGCCCAAGCCGACATCTTCGGATGCGGAAATGATCAAACGTCGAGTGATAAATCGAGGATCTTCACCGCTTTCGATAAGACAGGCAAGGTAATAAAGAGCCGCATCCGGATCACTGCCGCGAATGGATTTGATAAGTGCGGATACCAGTTCATAGTGTGAATCACCATCCCGGTCACCTCGAACCACGATTTCCGGCAAAGATTCACGCAGGCATTCCGGACACCGTTTGTCTTTGGGCAGTTCAGAGGTATACTCAAGAAGATTAAGTAGCGTACGAGCATCACCGCCAGCCATTGCTGCCAACATTTTGTGGCTTTCCTCTTCAAGATCCAAACTGAGTTCTTCAGCACCACGGATACTCACATTGACCAGCTCTTCGCGGCTTAACTGTCGAAGACGCAAAACATGGAGCCGGGACAACAATTGTCGGGTCACGCTGAAAGACGGGTTTTCCGTGGTAGTCGCCAACAGGGTAATTTCTCCGGTTTCGAGAATGGGAAGAAAAAAGTCCTGTTGGGCCTTGGAGAAACGATGCAGCTCATCAAGGATAAGAATATCCTGCCCTGGCAGCATCTTGCGAAGAGCTGTCAAACCTGCTTCCGGGGCACTGACACGTAGATATTTTTTGCCTGTCAACTTGGCAAGCAATAGAGCCAGAGTTGACTTTCCACACCCGGGAGGACCAAACAAAAGCAGGCTCGGCATCCGTTTGGATTGGGAGAAAGCTTCAATTCGATTCCGAATATGCCCCTGTCCAACGAATTCATCCAATGATTCTGGGCGGATTCTATCGGCGAGAGGTTGTGTTTCTTCTATTTCAAGCTTCATGACGATTCCTGTGTACCAAACATGGCTAGACTGAGACAATAGGCAGCGGCTGTTTCCCAGCGTAAAATGGAATGTCCAAAAGTAACAGGGACAAAATCCGCTTCCACCAGCTTTCGGGCCTCAGTGTCTTCAAAACCGCCTTCCGGACCAATAACGACAAGAGTATGTCCACTTGAGAGCATCGAAGGAGATAAGAACGTGGCTACCTCATCGGATTCCCATGCAACTATTCGATTGTCATATTCGTCAGCCATGGAAATCAAAGAATCAATACCTCCGGGAAGGGTTTTAAGCTCAGGAAGAAAGGCAGCCCCACATTGCTTGGCAGCCTGGATACTTTTATCAGTCCAGGTATCTTTAGGCTCGGTAGGGACAACTCCCTGACTCCGGGTGGCCTGCCAAAAAACAACGCCAAGCCCCTTGAGTTCAACCGTTTTTTCCAAAAGATAATTTCTACGCTTGGATTTACCCCAACCTATAGCCAACGTAATCCCATTAGCTGGTGCAGAACTTTCTTCCAACCGAACAACTTCAAGCAGAGCTCGCCGTTTCCCGGCATCACGAACAGTAAAAAGACCGACATGCCCATGCCCATCAAACAGGCGGACAGTCTGATCCGGCTCAGTCCTGAGAACCGTCCCCATATGACGTGCTTCCTGACCTTCCAGCACGACATGCTCTCCAACCGCGGAAGGCCACAAGTCAGGTGGCAGATAAAAAGAATTGAGTCTTGGCATGATATGTCCTGAAAACCAAAAAGGCCGGGAGAGAACTCCCGGCCTTTTGATTAGAGTTCGTTTGCGAGAAGATCTTCGTATGTTTCCCGTTTCCGGGCGACTGTGACAGTGCTTCCATCCACCAGTAACTCGCATGCACGAGGACGGGTGTTGTA
The genomic region above belongs to uncultured Pseudodesulfovibrio sp. and contains:
- a CDS encoding bifunctional precorrin-2 dehydrogenase/sirohydrochlorin ferrochelatase, producing the protein MRYYPIFLNLENKTCLVVGAGAVGRRKIQSLLDSGARHVTIVDACEAASELESIIGKGEVDFQCRKFVDSDLDGKFLVIACTSSEKVNQRISDLCAKRGILCNIADQPEKGSFIVPATVKRGDLTVAISTAGQSPALAKCICRDLQDSFGDEYASLITLMGRIRPLMLSLDQGTKHNTAVFRSLVNSNLLAAIKNKNLDAAREILKESLPEPLYANIPEMLDGLI
- a CDS encoding glycosyltransferase family 9 protein, producing the protein MNLVDFWAGYCPDSLAPERINPPATPKGGGIGVVLAGRESRRSLPAQTLATISTTLGAAQKADSIFLLGGETERSAGQAVLKELSPTFQTKTTNLAGKTNWNDLVDIVGSLDMLLTPDTGTMHLAAHLGTPVTAFFLSSAWCFETGPYGLGHTVYQASTGCLPCLESRPCDIGTKCLSPFTSPKFQRFLVTQKNIHVPDGLIGFTSAFDALGQIYTPFAGVDKDHKQRTVFRHFIHQYLSGEGTECYENEHLFAQEFYREKDWMTQFQPLATRG
- a CDS encoding glycosyltransferase; the protein is MDKLRILVILPLYGGSLPIGRYVATALREEGHFVEVFEAPDFYPAYTSLNNLKVTTDRLDYLQNSFLNVISQSVLAKVETFEPDMVLSMAQAPLNRQALKRLRRDGVVTAMWFVEDYRLFTYWKAFAPLYDVFAVIQKGQFFDDLEAVGQPNILYLPLAAQPDFHKPIDLSAAEQRKFGSDISFMGAGYPNRRIAFRELVKFNFKIWGTEWEGDHVLEPLVQLKGARVSSEECVRIFNATAINLNLHSSVQTDNLVTGGDFINPRTFELAACGAFQLVDKRGLMDDAFDDDELATFTNMPEFIEKIEYFLNNPDERKEYAARSRKRVLHDHTYAKRMHTLMEFTASRIPGWPTPRSASSLFDTDYPPELERDIRNLLGQLGLPENVSFKDLVWAVRQQQGKLSDLDTAILFLDEWQKLYKSR
- a CDS encoding replication-associated recombination protein A, with the translated sequence MKLEIEETQPLADRIRPESLDEFVGQGHIRNRIEAFSQSKRMPSLLLFGPPGCGKSTLALLLAKLTGKKYLRVSAPEAGLTALRKMLPGQDILILDELHRFSKAQQDFFLPILETGEITLLATTTENPSFSVTRQLLSRLHVLRLRQLSREELVNVSIRGAEELSLDLEEESHKMLAAMAGGDARTLLNLLEYTSELPKDKRCPECLRESLPEIVVRGDRDGDSHYELVSALIKSIRGSDPDAALYYLACLIESGEDPRFITRRLIISASEDVGLGDSHALTHAMACHQAVETIGMPEGFIPMSQLAVYLALAPKSNSTYAAYHTAQKEVRENGPKPVPLHLRNATSSLQREWGYGRGYLYPHNFPKSWADQDYLPGELAGRKFYHPKDQGEEPKLLAWLKQFRRSR
- a CDS encoding RsmE family RNA methyltransferase, encoding MPRLNSFYLPPDLWPSAVGEHVVLEGQEARHMGTVLRTEPDQTVRLFDGHGHVGLFTVRDAGKRRALLEVVRLEESSAPANGITLAIGWGKSKRRNYLLEKTVELKGLGVVFWQATRSQGVVPTEPKDTWTDKSIQAAKQCGAAFLPELKTLPGGIDSLISMADEYDNRIVAWESDEVATFLSPSMLSSGHTLVVIGPEGGFEDTEARKLVEADFVPVTFGHSILRWETAAAYCLSLAMFGTQESS